A genome region from Glycine max cultivar Williams 82 chromosome 5, Glycine_max_v4.0, whole genome shotgun sequence includes the following:
- the LOC100797107 gene encoding serine/threonine-protein kinase BSK7: protein MGCGFSKYTACCTGSEQDGLAAEAQVDGGNEDNVVEGVDLPWFHEFTIDQLRKATSGFAIENIVSEHGEKAPNVVYKGRLDNQMRIAVKRFNRNAWPEAQPFLEEARAVGQLRNQRLINLLGCCCEGEERLLVAEYMPNDTLTKHLFHWETQPMRWAMRMRVALCLAQALEYCTSKGRALYHDLNAYRVLYDDDYNPRLSCFGLMKNSRDGRSYSTNLAFTPPEYLRTGRVTPESVTYSFGTLLLDLLSGKHIPPSHALDLIRDKNLQMLSDSCLEGELTNDDGTELVRLASRCLQSEPRERPNPKSLVAALIPLQKDSEVPSHVLMGIPDGTAAFPLSPLGEACLRMDLTALHEVMEKIGYKDDEGAATELSFQMWTNQMQETLNSKKKGDAAFRHKDFKTAIDSYTMFIDVGTMVSPTVYVRRSLCYLMSNMPDEALNDAMQAQVISPVWYIAFYLQAVALLALGKENDAQVALKEGSSLETKKNTN, encoded by the exons ATGGGTTGTGGCTTTTCCAAGTACACAGCGTGCTGCACGGGTTCTGAGCAAGATGGTCTGGCTGCTGAGGCTCAGGTTGATGGTG GAAACGAAGACAATGTTGTTGAGGGTGTTGACTTGCCGTGGTTTCATGAATTCACAATTGATCAGCTTAGGAAGGCTACGTCCGGATTTGCCATTGAAAATATAGTTTCTGAACATGGAGAAAAGGCTCCAAATGTGGTTTATAAAGGGAGACTTGATAATCAGATGCGAATTGCTGTCAAACGGTTCAACAGAAATGCCTGGCCAGAAGCGCAGCCATTTTTG GAGGAGGCTCGGGCCGTTGGTCAGCTCAGGAACCAAAGATTGATAAATCTGCTTGGATGTTGTTGTGAAGGTGAAGAAAGGTTACTTGTTGCAGAATATATGCCCAATGATACTTTGACAAAGCATTTATTCCATT GGGAAACTCAGCCCATGAGATGGGCAATGCGAATGAGGGTTGCTCTGTGCCTTGCCCAAGCTCTAGAGTACTGTACCAGCAAAGGACGTGCACTATATCATGATCTGAATGCCTACAGAGTTCTTTATGATGat GACTACAATCCTAGACTTTCATGCTTCGGTCTGATGAAAAATAGTAGGGATGGGAGAAGTTACAGTACAAATTTGGCGTTTACTCCACCTGAATATCTGAGGACAG GCAGAGTTACTCCAGAGAGTGTAACATATAGCTTTGGGACCCTTTTGCTTGACCTCCTCAGTGGCAAGCATATTCCTCCAAGCCAT GCCCTTGACCTAATTAGAGACAAGAACCTTCAGATGCTATCAGACTCTTGCTTAGAAGGAGAGCTTACAAATGATGACGGGACTGAATTAGTGCGTCTAGCCTCACGATGTTTGCAATCTGAACCACGAGAGCGTCCTAATCCAAAGTCACTGGTTGCTGCTCTAATACCTCTACAGAAGGATTCTGAG gTTCCTTCTCATGTGTTGATGGGTATCCCAGATGGTACAGCTGCTTTTCCCCTTTCACCTCTTGGAGAAGCTTGTCTACGAATGGATCTGACTGCCCTGCATGAGGTGATGGAGAAAATTGGGTATAAAGACGACGAGGGCGCAGCAACTGAG CTTTCATTCCAAATGTGGACGAACCAGATGCAGGAAACGTTGAACTCAAAGAAGAAAGGGGATGCTGCTTTTCGGCACAAGGATTTTAAAACTGCAATTGATAGCTATACGATG TTCATTGATGTTGGAACCATGGTTTCTCCAACGGTTTATGTACGTCGTAGTCTATGTTATCTTATGAGCAATATGCCCGACGAAGCACTTAATGATGCAATGCAAGCACAAGTAATATCCCCCGTTTGGTACATTGCGTTTTATTTACAAGCTGTTGCTCTTTTAGCCCTGGGCAAGGAGAATGATGCCCAAGTGGCACTTAAAGAGGGTTCTTCACTGGAAACTAAAAAGAACACAAATTAG
- the LOC547545 gene encoding glutamate--cysteine ligase, chloroplastic isoform X2 → MAVVSRSATTYTRHYLIRHEFDRKTKTCVANNSLCYSAKKAPPPQRIVGGRRVIVAASPPTEDAVVATDPLTKQDLVDYLASGCKPKDKWRIGTEHEKFGFEIGSLRPMKYDQIAELLNGIAERFDWDKVMEGDKIIGLKQGKQSISLEPGGQFELSGAPLETLHQTCAEVNSHLYQVKAVAEEMGIGFLGIGFQPKWGIKDIPIMPKGRYDIMRNYMPKVGSLGLDMMFRTCTVQVNLDFSSEADMIKKFRAGLALQPIATALFANSPFKEGKPNGFVSMRSHIWTDTDKDRTGMLPFVFDDSFGFEQYVDYALDVPMYFVYRKNRYIDCTGKTFRDFLAGRLPCIPGELPTLNDWENHLTTIFPEVRLKRYLEMRGADGGPWRRLCALPAFWVGLLYDELSLKSVLDMTADWTPEERQMLRNKVPVTGLKTPFRDGLLKHVAEDVLKLAKDGLERRGFKESGFLNEVAEVVRTGVTPAERLLELYHGKWEQSVDHVFEELLY, encoded by the exons ATGGCTGTCGTTTCGCGAAGTGCGACGACCTATACGCGCCACTACTTAATACGACACGAGTTTGATAGGAAAACGAAAACCTGCGTTGCCAATAATAGTTTGTGTTACTCTGCTAAGAAGGCTCCTCCACCGCAGAGGATTGTTGGTGGCCGTAGAGTGATTGTTGCTGCAAGCCCTCCCACCGAAGACGCTGTAGTTGCCACTGACCCTCTCACGAAGCAGGATCTCGTCGATTATCTTGCCTCCGGTTGCAAGCCCAAGGATAAATGGAG AATAGGTACTGAACATGAGAAGTTTGGTTTTGAGATTGGAAGCTTGCGTCCTATGAAGTATGACCAAATAGCAGAATTGCTGAATGGCATTGCTGAGAGGTTTGACTGGGATAAAGTAATGGAAGGTGATAAAATTATTGGACTCAAACAG GGGAAGCAGAGCATATCATTGGAGCCTGGTGGTCAGTTTGAACTTAGTGGAGCTCCTCTTGAAACCTTGCATCAGACTTGTGCTGAAGTTAATTCCCACCTTTATCAG GTTAAAGCTGTTGCTGAGGAAATGGGAATTGGATTTTTGGGGATTGGTTTCCAGCCAAAGTGGGGAATCAAAGACATACCTATAATGCCAAAG GGAAGATACGACATCATGAGGAACTACATGCCTAAAGTTGGCTCTCTTGGGCTTGACATGATGTTCAGGACATGCACTGTGCAG gTCAATCTGGACTTTAGTTCTGAAGCTGACATGATCAAGAAATTTCGTGCAGGCCTTGCTTTGCAGCCG ATAGCAACGGCTCTTTTTGCAAATTCACCCTTTAAAGAGGGAAAGCCAAATGGTTTTGTCAGTATGAGAAG CCATATTTGGACTGATACTGATAAGGACCGCACAGGCATGCTGCCTTTTGTTTTTGATGACTCTTTTGG GTTTGAGCAATATGTTGATTATGCTCTTGATGTTCCTATGTATTTTGTCTATCGGAAAAACAGATATATCGACTGCACTGGAAAGACCTTCAGG gACTTTTTGGCTGGAAGACTTCCTTGTATCCCTGGTGAATTACCAACTCTCAATGATTGGGAAAATCACTTGACAACTATATTTCCTGAG GTCAGGCTGAAGAGGTATTTGGAGATGAGAGGTGCTGATGGAGGgccttggagaagattgtgtgCTTTACCAGCATTTTGG GTAGGGTTATTGTACGATGAACTTTCTCTAAAAAGTGTTTTGGATATGACAGCTGATTGGACTCCAGAAGAAAGACAAATGTTAAGGAATAAG GTTCCTGTAACTGGTCTGAAGACACCATTCCGAGACGGTTTGCTGAAGCATGTTGCTGAAGATGTTCTAAAGTTGGCAAAG GATGGCTTGGAGAGAAGAGGCTTCAAGGAATCGGGATTTTTGAATGAGGTTGCCGAGGTGGTTAGAACAG GTGTCACTCCAGCTGAGAGGCTTTTGGAATTGTATCATGGAAAGTGGGAGCAATCCGTAGATCATGTGTTTGAGGAATTGCTTTATTAA
- the LOC100527421 gene encoding uncharacterized protein LOC100527421 (The RefSeq protein has 1 substitution compared to this genomic sequence) — translation MATSSAKSVHDFTVKDAKGNDINLGDYKGKVLIIVNVASQCGLTNSNYTELSQLYEKYKQKGLEILAFPCNQFGAQEPGSNEQIQEFVCTRFKAEFPVFDKVDVNGDKAAPLYKYLKSSKGGPFGDGIKWNFSKFLVDKEGNVVDRYAPTTSPLSIEKDLLKLLDA, via the exons ATGGCCACCTCAAGCGCCAAATCAGTCCATGATTTCACCGTTAAA GATGCCAAGGGAAATGATATTAATCTTGGTGACTACAAAGGAAAGGTCCTTATCATTGTCAATGTTGCCTCACAATG TGGCTTGACTAATTCAAATTACACTGAGCTCAGTCAGTTGTATGAGAAATACAAACAGAAag GTCTGGAAATTCTGGCATTTCCATGCAATCAGTTTGGGGCACAGGAGCCTGGATCTAATGAACAGATACAAGAGTTTGTTTGTACTCGCTTCAAGGCTGAGTTTCCCGTTTTTGACAAG GTTGATGTGAATGGTGACAAAGCTGCTCCACTGTACAAGTATCTAAAATCAAGCAAAGGTGGACTCTTTGGGGATGGTATCAAATGGAACTTCTCCAAGTTCCTTGTTGATAAAGAGGGAAATGTGGTTGATCGCTATGCACCCACAACTTCTCCTCTGAGCATTGAG AAGGACTTGCTGAAGTTGTTGGATGCATGA
- the GSTT1 gene encoding theta class glutathione S-transferase, with the protein MKLKVYADRMSQPSRAVLIFCKVNGIDFEEIKVDLSKRQQLSPEFRAVNPLRKVPAIVDGRFKLFESHAILIYLASAFPGVADHWYPADLSRRARIHSVLDWHHQNLRRGAASFVLNTVLAPLLGLRANQQAAAEAEKILISSLSTIENIWLKGNGQYLLGGLRPSIADLSLVCEIMQLELLDEKDRDRILGPHKKVQQWIESTRNATRPHFDEVHTILYKLKTRLSEQQSNQADGVMQSRIRTPLSSKM; encoded by the exons atgaagCTGAAGGTATATGCGGACCGCATGTCCCAGCCATCCCGTGCGGTTCTCATATTTTGCAA AGTGAATGGAATAGATTTTGAGGAGATCAAAGTCGATTTATCCAAACGTCAGCAGTTATCTCCCGAATTCCGAg CGGTTAACCCTTTAAGGAAAGTCCCTGCTATTGTTGATGGAAGGTTCAAGCTATTTGAGAG TCATGCTATTCTCATATATCTTGCTTCTGCATTTCCAGGAGTTGCAGACCATTG GTACCCGGCTGATCTTTCCAGGAGAGCAAGAATTCACTCGGTGTTAGATTGGCATCACCAGAATTTGCGTCGTGGAGCAG CTTCATTTGTTCTAAATACTGTACTAGCTCCACTATTGGGCCTACGAGCAAACCAACAAGCAGCTGCTGAAGCCgagaaaattttgatttcatCTTTGTCAACAATTGAGAACATTTGGCTTAAGGGGAATGGACAGTACTTGCTTGGTGGCTTGCGGCCATCCATAGCAGATCTCAGTCTGGTTTGTGAAATTATGCAATTAGAG CTTTTAGATGAGAAGGACCGTGATCGTATTCTTGGCCCTCACAAGAAGGTTCAGCAGTGGATTGAGAGCACAAGAAATGCAACGAGGCctcattttgatgaagttcatACAATCCTCTATAAGCTCAAAACGAGGCTTTCTGAGCAGCAATCTAATCAGGCAGATGGCGTGATGCAATCTAGGATTAGAACCCCTCTAAGTTCAAAGATGTGA
- the LOC100797652 gene encoding tubulin beta-1 chain-like, with protein MREILHVQAGQCGNQIGGKFWEVMCDEHGIDATGNYVGNSHLQLERVNVYYNEASGGRYVPRAVLMDLEPGTMDSLRSGPFGKIFRPDNFVFGQNGAGNNWAKGHYTEGAELIDSVLDVVRKEAENCDCLQGFQICHSLGGGTGSGMGTLLISKIREEYPDRMMLTFSVFPSPKVSDTVVEPYNATLSVHQLVENADECMVLDNEALYDICFRTLKLTNPSFGDLNHLISTTMSGVTCCLRFPGQLNSDLRKLAVNLIPFPRLHFFMVGFAPLTSRGSQQYRSLTIPELTQQMWDARNMMCAADPRHGRYLTASAMFRGKMSTKEVDQQMINVQNKNSSYFVEWIPNNVKSSVCDIPPTGLSMSSTFMGNSTSIQEMFRRVSEQFTVMFKRKAFLHWYTAEGMDEMEFTEAESNMNDLVAEYQQYQDAAASEEGENEIDDEEAMAA; from the exons ATGAGAGAAATCCTTCATGTTCAAGCTGGTCAATGTGGCAACCAAATTGGAGGCAAGTTTTGGGAGGTGATGTGTGATGAACATGGGATTGATGCCACTGGAAATTACGTAGGCAATTCCCATCTTCAACTTGAGAGGGTTAACGTGTACTACAATGAAGCAAGTGGAGGACGCTATGTTCCTCGAGCTGTGCTTATGGACCTTGAACCAGGGACCATGGATAGCTTGCGTTCTGGTCCTTTTGGAAAAATATTCAGACCTGATAATTTCGTGTTCGGCCAAAATGGAGCTGGTAACAACTGGGCTAAAGGGCATTATACTGAGGGAGCTGAGCTTATTGATTCTGTTCTTGATGTTGTTCGAAAAGAAGCTGAGAACTGTGACTGCTTGCAGG GGTTCCAAATTTGTCACTCACTGGGAGGAGGAACTGGGTCTGGAATGGGTACCTTGCTTATCTCAAAGATCAGAGAAGAGTATCCGGATAGGATGATGTTGACATTCTCAGTGTTCCCGTCTCCAAAGGTCTCTGACACCGTGGTTGAACCCTACAATGCCACTCTCTCTGTTCATCAACTAGTTGAGAATGCGGATGAATGCATGGTCCTTGATAACGAGGCACTCTATGATATCTGTTTCCGTACACTCAAGCTCACAAATCCAAGTT TTGGTGATCTGAACCACTTGATCTCAACAACAATGAGCGGGGTAACGTGCTGCCTCCGCTTCCCCGGGCAGCTGAACTCCGACCTCCGCAAACTCGCCGTAAACCTAATCCCTTTCCCTCGCCTCCACTTCTTCATGGTCGGTTTCGCGCCCCTCACATCCCGCGGCTCCCAGCAGTACCGCTCCCTCACCATCCCGGAACTCACCCAGCAAATGTGGGACGCGCGGAACATGATGTGCGCCGCCGATCCTCGGCACGGCAGGTACCTGACGGCGTCCGCCATGTTCCGCGGCAAGATGAGCACCAAAGAAGTGGACCAGCAGATGATCAACGTGCAGAACAAGAACTCCTCCTACTTCGTGGAGTGGATCCCCAACAACGTCAAGTCCAGCGTCTGTGACATCCCTCCCACGGGCCTCTCCATGTCCTCCACCTTCATGGGGAACTCCACCTCCATTCAGGAGATGTTTCGCCGCGTCTCCGAGCAGTTCACTGTCATGTTCAAGAGAAAAGCCTTCTTGCATTGGTACACTGCCGAGGGAATGGATGAGATGGAGTTTACCGAGGCTGAGAGCAACATGAATGACTTGGTGGCAGAGTATCAACAGTATCAAGACGCCGCCGCCAGCGAAGAAGGCGAGAACGAGATCGATGACGAGGAAGCCATGGCTGCATGA
- the LOC547545 gene encoding glutamate--cysteine ligase, chloroplastic isoform X1 — protein MAVVSRSATTYTRHYLIRHEFDRKTKTCVANNSLCYSAKKAPPPQRIVGGRRVIVAASPPTEDAVVATDPLTKQDLVDYLASGCKPKDKWRIGTEHEKFGFEIGSLRPMKYDQIAELLNGIAERFDWDKVMEGDKIIGLKQGKQSISLEPGGQFELSGAPLETLHQTCAEVNSHLYQVKAVAEEMGIGFLGIGFQPKWGIKDIPIMPKGRYDIMRNYMPKVGSLGLDMMFRTCTVQVNLDFSSEADMIKKFRAGLALQPIATALFANSPFKEGKPNGFVSMRSHIWTDTDKDRTGMLPFVFDDSFGFEQYVDYALDVPMYFVYRKNRYIDCTGKTFRDFLAGRLPCIPGELPTLNDWENHLTTIFPEVRLKRYLEMRGADGGPWRRLCALPAFWVGLLYDELSLKSVLDMTADWTPEERQMLRNKVPVTGLKTPFRDGLLKHVAEDVLKLAKVKGVINFVIAVIFDVAKGIGMHPQDGLERRGFKESGFLNEVAEVVRTGVTPAERLLELYHGKWEQSVDHVFEELLY, from the exons ATGGCTGTCGTTTCGCGAAGTGCGACGACCTATACGCGCCACTACTTAATACGACACGAGTTTGATAGGAAAACGAAAACCTGCGTTGCCAATAATAGTTTGTGTTACTCTGCTAAGAAGGCTCCTCCACCGCAGAGGATTGTTGGTGGCCGTAGAGTGATTGTTGCTGCAAGCCCTCCCACCGAAGACGCTGTAGTTGCCACTGACCCTCTCACGAAGCAGGATCTCGTCGATTATCTTGCCTCCGGTTGCAAGCCCAAGGATAAATGGAG AATAGGTACTGAACATGAGAAGTTTGGTTTTGAGATTGGAAGCTTGCGTCCTATGAAGTATGACCAAATAGCAGAATTGCTGAATGGCATTGCTGAGAGGTTTGACTGGGATAAAGTAATGGAAGGTGATAAAATTATTGGACTCAAACAG GGGAAGCAGAGCATATCATTGGAGCCTGGTGGTCAGTTTGAACTTAGTGGAGCTCCTCTTGAAACCTTGCATCAGACTTGTGCTGAAGTTAATTCCCACCTTTATCAG GTTAAAGCTGTTGCTGAGGAAATGGGAATTGGATTTTTGGGGATTGGTTTCCAGCCAAAGTGGGGAATCAAAGACATACCTATAATGCCAAAG GGAAGATACGACATCATGAGGAACTACATGCCTAAAGTTGGCTCTCTTGGGCTTGACATGATGTTCAGGACATGCACTGTGCAG gTCAATCTGGACTTTAGTTCTGAAGCTGACATGATCAAGAAATTTCGTGCAGGCCTTGCTTTGCAGCCG ATAGCAACGGCTCTTTTTGCAAATTCACCCTTTAAAGAGGGAAAGCCAAATGGTTTTGTCAGTATGAGAAG CCATATTTGGACTGATACTGATAAGGACCGCACAGGCATGCTGCCTTTTGTTTTTGATGACTCTTTTGG GTTTGAGCAATATGTTGATTATGCTCTTGATGTTCCTATGTATTTTGTCTATCGGAAAAACAGATATATCGACTGCACTGGAAAGACCTTCAGG gACTTTTTGGCTGGAAGACTTCCTTGTATCCCTGGTGAATTACCAACTCTCAATGATTGGGAAAATCACTTGACAACTATATTTCCTGAG GTCAGGCTGAAGAGGTATTTGGAGATGAGAGGTGCTGATGGAGGgccttggagaagattgtgtgCTTTACCAGCATTTTGG GTAGGGTTATTGTACGATGAACTTTCTCTAAAAAGTGTTTTGGATATGACAGCTGATTGGACTCCAGAAGAAAGACAAATGTTAAGGAATAAG GTTCCTGTAACTGGTCTGAAGACACCATTCCGAGACGGTTTGCTGAAGCATGTTGCTGAAGATGTTCTAAAGTTGGCAAAGGTAAAGGGTgtcattaattttgttattgctGTTATTTTCGATGTTGCTAAGGGCATTGGGATGCATCCACAGGATGGCTTGGAGAGAAGAGGCTTCAAGGAATCGGGATTTTTGAATGAGGTTGCCGAGGTGGTTAGAACAG GTGTCACTCCAGCTGAGAGGCTTTTGGAATTGTATCATGGAAAGTGGGAGCAATCCGTAGATCATGTGTTTGAGGAATTGCTTTATTAA
- the LOC100798706 gene encoding AT-hook motif nuclear-localized protein 5 produces MDGREAMAFSDGSAPYYMHRVGVGGSGSGFQPAPGFRPLSNTGIQAESNARGGQGQGGGSVGSNSPFSVEPPQGHANFNHGIGIGAPSREPVKKKRGRPRKYGPDGAVSLRLSPMSAPANSTQDASETTPSQKKARGRPPGSGRKQQLAALGEWMNSSAGLAFSPHVITIGVGEDIVAKLLSLSQQRPRALCIMSGTGTVSSVTLRQPASTNASVTFEGRFQILCLSGSYLVAEDGGPLNRTGGISVSLSSPDGHVIGGGVAVLIAGSPVQVMLCSFVYGGSKTMSKQATTLKDESSEPPPQHNDKLASPASAPAPPGQNFLPLSAANLWPGSRPAELKSAHMHTGIDLTHG; encoded by the exons ATGGATGGGAGAGAAGCTATGGCATTCTCTGATGGCTCAGCTCCATATTACATGCATAGAGTAGGGGTTGGAGGGTCTGGCTCTGGTTTCCAACCAGCCCCTGGGTTCAGACCTTTGTCAAACACTGGCATTCAAGCTGAGTCAAATGCAAGGGGTGGTCAGGGTCAGGGTGGTGGTTCTGTAGGGTCTAATTCCCCTTTTTCAGTGGAGCCACCTCAGGGTCATGCCAATTTTAACCATGGCATCGGCATTGGGGCACCTTCAAGGGAGcctgtgaagaagaaaagagggaGGCCCCGTAAATATGGTCCTGATGGTGCAGTTTCTTTGAGACTGTCTCCAATGTCTGCCCCTGCAAACTCCACTCAGGATGCAAGTGAAACCACCCCTTCTCAGAAAAAGGCTAGAGGGCGCCCTCCTGGCTCTGGAAGGAAGCAACAGCTAGCTGCTTTAG GTGAATGGATGAATAGTTCAGCAGGGTTGGCCTTTTCACCTCATGTTATCACTATTGGAGTTGGGGAG GACATTGTGGCAAAATTATTGTCATTATCACAGCAGAGACCAAGGGCTCTGTGTATCATGTCGGGCACTGGGACAGTATCTTCAGTCACTCTGCGGCAGCCTGCTTCTACCAATGCCAGTGTAACTTTTGAG ggaCGATTCCAAATACTATGCTTGTCTGGTTCTTACTTGGTTGCCGAAGATGGTGGACCCTTGAATAGAACTGGTGGCATTAGTGTTTCACTCTCTAGCCCTGATGGCCATGTTATTGGTGGTGGTGTTGCTGTGCTTATTGCTGGAAGCCCCGTGCAG GTGATGTTGTGCAGTTTTGTTTATGGCGGCTCAAAGACCATGTCTAAACAAGCAACCACTCTCAAAGATGAAAGTTCAGAGCCACCTCCTCAGCATAACGACAAGTTAGCTTCTCCAGCCAGTGCTCCTGCTCCACCTGGTCAAAACTTCCTCCCTCTTTCTGCAGCAAACCTTTGGCCTGGATCCCGACCAGCAGAGCTGAAAAGCGCACACATGCATACTGGCATCGACTTAACTCATGGGTGA